From Myxococcales bacterium, one genomic window encodes:
- a CDS encoding RecX family transcriptional regulator, with the protein MSRFGGGERKRRRQVVTPQNLERWAIRHLDRFGSSAANLRRVLLRRLRRIEQAQQESFPLAPDWIDNTVAELRTRGYLDDRKYTILQVERMRARGSSARRIEHSLSEKGISRTLAREVIASAGGEGQELLAAVSYARRRGLGPFRLDPELRAEKRQRDLAALGRSGFPYEIARRIVEAPNVESLDSEVIAPE; encoded by the coding sequence GTGAGCAGATTTGGCGGCGGAGAACGCAAGCGCCGGCGACAGGTGGTGACGCCCCAAAACTTGGAGCGCTGGGCCATTCGTCATCTCGACCGCTTTGGTTCCTCTGCGGCCAACCTGCGGCGGGTTCTGTTGCGGAGGCTGCGCCGGATCGAGCAGGCCCAGCAGGAGAGCTTCCCCCTCGCCCCGGACTGGATCGACAACACGGTCGCGGAGTTGCGGACCCGCGGCTATCTCGACGATCGCAAGTACACCATTTTGCAGGTCGAGCGAATGCGGGCTCGAGGCAGCTCCGCCCGGCGGATCGAGCACAGCCTGAGTGAAAAGGGCATATCCCGAACCCTCGCCCGAGAGGTCATCGCAAGCGCCGGCGGTGAAGGGCAGGAGCTGCTGGCCGCGGTTTCCTACGCGAGGCGCCGAGGGCTCGGCCCATTTCGTCTCGATCCCGAGCTCCGAGCCGAGAAGCGGCAGCGCGACCTCGCAGCGCTGGGCCGATCCGGATTTCCCTATGAGATCGCCCGGCGCATAGTTGAAGCCCCGAATGTGGAGAGCCTTGATTCTGAGGTGATTGCGCCAGAATAG
- the mutM gene encoding bifunctional DNA-formamidopyrimidine glycosylase/DNA-(apurinic or apyrimidinic site) lyase, whose translation MPELPEVEITRQRIAPLLVGRQIADVVTTAPSYFFITPPDILRSRLRGSTILGLERRGKYLLGLLPDGGQLLLHLGMTGQLFSSRAKSVRLLSAAARSALPPEEQGEFEPDRHTHLRFKFQDHGPEVYFRDVRKFGKVMLLAPGERNERIDRLGVDALEITGDALFKATRKRKTAIKALLLDQSVFAGIGNIYADEALFYAGVRPGRRAMSMTRLACEEIAREVCRVLLRSIETGGSSISDYIAPDGSDGRYQDERRVYARTGEPCYVCRTTIRRKLVAQRGTHYCPQCQS comes from the coding sequence ATGCCCGAGCTTCCCGAGGTCGAAATTACCCGCCAACGCATTGCCCCGCTGCTGGTCGGTCGGCAGATCGCCGACGTGGTGACCACCGCGCCGAGTTACTTCTTCATCACGCCGCCCGACATCCTGCGCAGCAGATTGCGGGGCAGCACGATTTTGGGACTCGAGCGCCGGGGCAAGTACTTGTTGGGATTGCTTCCGGACGGCGGGCAGTTGCTGCTCCACCTCGGCATGACCGGGCAGCTGTTCTCGAGCCGGGCCAAAAGTGTGCGCCTGTTGTCTGCGGCGGCGCGGTCGGCGCTGCCTCCCGAAGAGCAGGGAGAGTTCGAACCGGATCGACACACCCACCTGCGCTTCAAGTTCCAGGATCACGGCCCAGAGGTCTACTTCCGCGACGTGCGAAAGTTCGGCAAGGTGATGTTGCTGGCCCCGGGCGAGCGCAATGAGCGCATCGATCGCCTGGGCGTCGACGCCCTCGAGATTACGGGCGACGCACTCTTTAAGGCAACCCGCAAACGCAAGACCGCCATCAAGGCCCTGTTGCTCGATCAATCCGTCTTCGCCGGGATTGGGAACATTTACGCCGACGAGGCTCTCTTCTACGCAGGGGTGCGTCCCGGTCGGCGCGCAATGTCCATGACGCGTCTGGCCTGCGAAGAGATCGCCCGCGAAGTTTGTCGAGTGCTCTTGCGTTCGATCGAAACAGGTGGCTCGAGTATTAGCGACTACATCGCCCCGGATGGGAGCGACGGTCGCTACCAGGACGAACGGCGGGTCTACGCCCGCACAGGAGAGCCCTGCTACGTGTGTCGAACGACGATTCGTCGCAAGCTGGTGGCCCAGCGCGGGACTCATTACTGTCCGCAGTGTCAATCGTAA
- a CDS encoding NFACT family protein, with translation MLSLKELRRVAGIIDSDFRGHRVERWVQPDATSLALSLYGRDPERDEGRKRCLYFSCHGNLARISEIDRLPRAPDRPPAFSSYLRAHLSRAVVKGARLLDDDRQLAVRFSAREGEFDLLLGILGKRSNLYVLDAAQEIVAALRPLTDTRPELSLGEPYRSPGSNKPALGKDRWPDASADTYFTEIEAFYGPQTSELEAADLSRNLSKVLRREAKNARRRLDKIESELAEADHADEYARHGELLKSVLGKISPGASEVRVPDYESGEEVTIPLDPKKSPKANLEATFKRYQKLLRRLAKAGGQVENARDWLGFVELQLERVAEQSESESGEVRLAALQRIAAIDSVRKLLRKRIAAAIVPGSEDTKNKLPARLRDLPSRLIPRRYRSRDGLEIWVGRSDEGNDHLTMRLARGKDLFFHVEGAPGSHVILRTEGREDPPSDSVLDACELAVRYSKQKNAGSAEVHAVPVKNISKPKGAKRGLVHVTGGKTIHLRREPERLARILEAIID, from the coding sequence ATGCTCAGTTTGAAGGAGCTGCGCCGGGTCGCCGGGATCATCGATTCAGACTTTCGCGGCCACCGGGTCGAGCGCTGGGTGCAGCCCGACGCGACCAGTCTTGCGCTCTCGCTTTATGGACGAGACCCCGAGCGCGACGAGGGTCGCAAGCGGTGTCTTTATTTCAGCTGCCACGGCAACCTCGCGCGGATTTCCGAAATTGACCGGCTGCCCAGGGCCCCGGATCGCCCGCCCGCCTTTTCGAGCTATCTGCGGGCACACCTTTCCCGGGCCGTAGTCAAGGGTGCCCGGTTGCTTGACGATGATCGCCAACTGGCCGTGCGCTTCAGCGCGCGGGAGGGCGAGTTCGACCTCTTGCTCGGGATTTTGGGCAAGCGCAGCAACCTCTACGTGCTCGATGCGGCGCAGGAAATCGTCGCCGCATTGCGGCCCCTGACGGATACCCGCCCCGAACTCTCCCTGGGCGAGCCGTATCGAAGTCCGGGTTCAAACAAGCCCGCGCTCGGAAAAGATCGCTGGCCCGACGCTTCTGCGGACACGTACTTCACCGAAATCGAGGCGTTTTACGGGCCCCAGACCAGCGAACTCGAGGCTGCGGACCTCTCTCGAAACCTGTCAAAGGTGCTGAGGCGCGAGGCGAAGAACGCGCGCCGCCGGCTCGACAAGATCGAATCCGAACTCGCTGAAGCCGACCATGCCGACGAGTACGCCCGGCACGGAGAGTTGTTGAAGAGCGTCCTGGGCAAGATCTCGCCGGGTGCGAGTGAGGTGCGAGTTCCCGACTACGAGAGCGGAGAAGAAGTCACCATCCCCCTCGATCCCAAGAAGAGTCCCAAAGCGAACCTCGAAGCCACGTTCAAGCGATACCAGAAGCTCCTGCGCAGGTTGGCCAAGGCCGGGGGGCAGGTCGAGAACGCGCGGGACTGGTTGGGCTTCGTCGAACTCCAGCTCGAGCGGGTTGCCGAGCAGTCGGAGTCGGAATCTGGCGAGGTGCGGCTCGCGGCGTTGCAGCGAATTGCGGCCATCGACAGCGTGCGCAAGCTGCTCAGAAAGCGAATCGCAGCAGCGATCGTCCCCGGGTCGGAAGACACGAAGAACAAACTTCCCGCCCGGCTGCGTGATCTGCCATCGCGTCTGATACCCAGGCGCTACCGGAGTCGAGACGGTCTGGAAATCTGGGTTGGGCGCAGTGATGAGGGCAACGACCACCTGACCATGCGCCTGGCCCGGGGCAAGGATCTGTTCTTTCACGTCGAAGGGGCGCCGGGGAGTCATGTGATCCTGCGCACCGAAGGGCGCGAAGACCCGCCATCCGATTCAGTGCTCGATGCCTGCGAACTGGCAGTGCGGTATTCGAAGCAAAAGAATGCCGGGTCGGCCGAGGTTCATGCGGTACCGGTCAAGAACATCAGCAAGCCGAAAGGGGCCAAGCGCGGCTTGGTTCACGTGACGGGTGGGAAGACAATTCACCTGCGACGGGAGCCTGAGCGACTGGCTCGGATTCTCGAAGCAATCATCGATTGA
- a CDS encoding response regulator, which produces MKKIMIVDDSPSMRRLLSSFLEQAGYTVAQAVDGVDALEVVGTDTFDLIITDINMPNMDGLTLVAELRKLEPTRLTPILILTTEMDMAKKAAAKESGATGWLNKPFDEERTLSAINRVIS; this is translated from the coding sequence ATGAAGAAGATCATGATTGTGGACGATTCGCCGTCAATGCGTCGTTTGCTTTCGAGTTTCCTCGAGCAAGCGGGCTACACGGTTGCGCAGGCGGTCGACGGGGTCGATGCACTCGAGGTCGTGGGCACAGACACCTTCGATCTCATCATTACCGACATCAACATGCCAAACATGGATGGCCTGACCCTGGTAGCAGAACTGCGCAAACTCGAACCAACCCGTCTCACGCCAATTCTCATCCTCACGACCGAGATGGACATGGCCAAGAAGGCGGCCGCCAAAGAGAGCGGAGCCACCGGATGGCTCAACAAACCCTTCGACGAAGAACGCACGCTCTCCGCGATCAATCGCGTCATCAGCTAA
- a CDS encoding PAS domain S-box protein, with product MKPISQAKEERQDEDSTPESSLPASQILDRFRRLCEVLPLAVLETDVDENLLYQNPRWEEISGQDEEASKDQGWRDAIHAEDREWVLEEATLARGQNRMFDADFRISRPDERERWVHGRSLPLYSGPGWHDGYLHMIYDITDRKLIEETLRDSLAELTIKRATENGEVAATATQVKESLVEAQELVQSLREANPADASLELIDRLYKCLEAAASASEALPVADDGEIEDPSLADILF from the coding sequence ATGAAGCCTATTAGCCAAGCGAAAGAAGAACGACAGGATGAGGATTCGACGCCGGAGTCGAGTTTGCCCGCCAGCCAGATTCTCGATCGCTTCAGGCGTCTGTGCGAGGTTTTACCGCTGGCGGTCCTCGAAACCGACGTCGATGAAAATCTTCTCTACCAGAACCCGCGTTGGGAGGAGATCTCCGGCCAGGACGAGGAAGCTTCCAAGGACCAGGGCTGGCGCGATGCGATCCATGCGGAAGATCGGGAATGGGTGCTCGAGGAGGCAACACTGGCACGAGGCCAGAACCGGATGTTTGACGCCGACTTTCGTATCAGTCGTCCGGACGAGCGGGAGCGCTGGGTGCACGGGCGATCTCTTCCGCTGTACAGCGGGCCGGGCTGGCACGACGGCTATCTGCACATGATCTACGACATCACCGATCGCAAACTCATCGAGGAAACGCTCCGCGACTCTTTGGCCGAGCTTACAATCAAACGTGCCACTGAGAACGGAGAGGTCGCGGCGACGGCTACTCAGGTGAAGGAGTCGCTCGTCGAGGCGCAGGAACTGGTGCAAAGCCTCCGGGAAGCAAATCCGGCGGATGCGTCGCTCGAGCTGATCGATCGCCTGTACAAGTGCCTGGAAGCGGCTGCTTCGGCGAGCGAAGCGCTCCCCGTGGCTGACGATGGGGAGATCGAAGACCCGAGCCTCGCCGACATCCTGTTCTGA
- the lipA gene encoding lipoyl synthase, whose amino-acid sequence MMPTTIDIKTDIKTDTQTAQRPLPKPPWIRVKLRSRPDPEAHRTREIVRRNRLHTVCEEAACPNLGECWAKRHVTVMILGDVCTRACAFCNVKTGRPNPPDPDEPRHLANAAAELGLRHIVITSVDRDDLLDGGASQFVDSISALRQSSPDSTIEVLTPDFRNKQGAVEAVTHARPDVYNHNLETVPRLYRKVRPGASYRHSLDLLARVKNLDPEIFTKSGIMLGLGEELAEVEQVMDDMREAQVDFITIGQYLRPSPRHAKVERYWTPEEFAEIGETAEGKGFLMVSCSPMTRSSYHADEDFESLRERRAAQR is encoded by the coding sequence ATGATGCCTACCACAATAGACATAAAGACAGACATAAAAACAGACACACAGACGGCCCAGCGCCCGCTCCCCAAGCCGCCCTGGATCCGCGTCAAACTCCGCTCGCGCCCAGATCCAGAAGCGCATCGGACGCGGGAGATCGTGCGCCGAAACCGACTTCACACAGTCTGTGAGGAAGCGGCCTGTCCCAACCTGGGAGAGTGCTGGGCCAAACGACACGTCACGGTGATGATCCTGGGCGATGTCTGCACGCGTGCCTGCGCGTTCTGCAACGTCAAAACCGGGCGTCCCAATCCTCCGGATCCAGATGAGCCGCGGCATCTCGCCAATGCTGCTGCCGAGCTGGGCCTGCGGCACATTGTCATTACCTCGGTCGATCGCGATGATCTATTGGACGGGGGAGCATCGCAATTCGTCGATTCAATTTCCGCGTTGCGACAGAGTTCGCCCGATTCGACGATCGAGGTCCTGACTCCGGATTTTCGAAACAAACAGGGTGCGGTCGAAGCGGTGACCCACGCCCGCCCGGATGTCTACAACCACAATCTCGAGACGGTCCCTCGGCTGTATAGAAAGGTTCGCCCGGGTGCGAGTTATCGGCATTCCCTCGATCTGTTGGCCAGGGTCAAGAACCTGGACCCCGAGATCTTTACCAAGTCGGGAATCATGCTCGGACTCGGCGAAGAACTCGCAGAGGTCGAACAGGTCATGGACGACATGCGCGAGGCCCAGGTCGACTTCATTACGATCGGCCAGTACCTCAGACCCTCACCCAGGCACGCCAAGGTCGAGCGCTACTGGACGCCAGAAGAATTTGCGGAAATTGGCGAGACGGCTGAGGGGAAGGG